A stretch of the Nodularia sp. LEGE 06071 genome encodes the following:
- a CDS encoding fasciclin domain-containing protein — MKVSQKFIRKVLFNMISLGSLVALSACAEPITQAPPSSPPVTETSPAAPPVADTRLETTADLNLAELTQAAAKEGQFQTLTRAVEAAGLQDQLATPGPYTVFAPTDAAFNALPAGTLNNLLKPENKDQLTKLLAYHVVPGQFTSSQLTSGEVKTVEGSPVTVNVDDATKGITINNAKVTQADIPASNGIVHVIDQVILPPNFPDT, encoded by the coding sequence ATGAAAGTCAGTCAAAAGTTCATCAGAAAAGTATTGTTTAATATGATCAGTTTAGGCAGCCTAGTGGCTCTATCTGCCTGTGCCGAACCGATTACACAAGCTCCACCTTCTTCACCTCCCGTAACCGAAACTTCTCCGGCGGCTCCTCCCGTTGCAGATACTCGTCTAGAAACAACTGCTGATCTCAATTTAGCCGAACTGACACAAGCAGCCGCCAAGGAAGGACAGTTTCAAACGCTAACAAGGGCAGTGGAAGCCGCCGGCTTACAAGATCAATTGGCAACCCCAGGGCCTTACACAGTATTTGCACCTACCGATGCCGCTTTTAACGCCTTACCCGCAGGTACTTTAAACAACCTCTTGAAACCAGAAAACAAAGACCAATTAACGAAGTTACTTGCCTACCACGTTGTCCCAGGACAATTTACCTCTAGTCAACTGACATCTGGAGAAGTCAAGACAGTTGAGGGTAGTCCTGTCACAGTCAATGTTGATGATGCTACCAAAGGTATCACTATTAACAATGCTAAGGTGACTCAAGCAGATATTCCCGCTAGCAACGGCATCGTTCACGTAATTGATCAGGTAATTCTGCCACCTAATTTTCCAGATACTTAG
- the rpoD gene encoding RNA polymerase sigma factor RpoD translates to MNQANNVLESIYQPDLEIINQPELELELLVEEEEEEEDLLINDDGEDEFLEPQSDEDDTKSGKAAKSRRRTQSKKKHYTEDSIRLYLQEIGRIRLLRADEEIELARKIADLLELERVRDRLQEQLEREPEYREWAEAVQLPLPAFRYRLHIGRRAKDKMVQSNLRLVVSIAKKYMNRGLSFQDLIQEGSLGLIRAAEKFDHEKGYKFSTYATWWIRQAITRAIADQSRTIRLPVHLYETISRIKKTTKLLSQEMGRKPTEEEIATRMEMTIEKLRFIAKSAQLPISLETPIGKEEDSRLGDFIESDGETPEDQVSKNLLREDLEKVLDSLSPRERDVLRLRYGLDDGRMKTLEEIGQIFNVTRERIRQIEAKALRKLRHPNRNSVLKEYIR, encoded by the coding sequence ATGAACCAGGCTAACAACGTACTCGAAAGCATTTATCAGCCTGACCTAGAAATAATAAATCAGCCTGAGCTCGAGTTAGAACTCTTAGTCGAAGAAGAAGAAGAAGAAGAGGACTTGCTGATTAACGATGATGGCGAAGATGAGTTTTTAGAGCCTCAGTCTGATGAGGACGACACAAAGTCTGGAAAAGCCGCTAAATCACGTCGTCGGACACAAAGCAAGAAAAAGCACTACACCGAAGACTCGATTCGCCTTTATCTGCAAGAAATTGGTCGGATTCGCCTATTGCGGGCAGACGAAGAAATCGAATTGGCGCGAAAAATCGCCGATTTGTTGGAATTGGAAAGGGTGCGGGATAGACTGCAAGAACAGTTAGAACGCGAACCTGAATATCGGGAATGGGCAGAAGCCGTACAGCTACCATTACCAGCATTTCGTTATCGCCTGCATATTGGTCGCAGGGCAAAAGATAAAATGGTGCAATCGAACCTGCGTCTTGTGGTGTCAATTGCCAAGAAATACATGAATCGTGGCTTGTCCTTCCAAGATTTAATTCAGGAAGGTAGTCTCGGTTTGATTCGCGCCGCAGAAAAATTTGACCACGAAAAAGGTTATAAGTTTTCTACATACGCTACATGGTGGATTCGTCAAGCAATCACCCGTGCGATCGCTGATCAATCCCGTACTATCCGCCTACCGGTTCATCTCTACGAAACCATTTCGCGGATCAAGAAAACTACCAAGTTGCTATCTCAAGAAATGGGTCGCAAACCCACTGAAGAAGAAATCGCTACTCGCATGGAAATGACCATCGAGAAGTTACGATTTATTGCTAAATCTGCCCAGTTACCCATCTCATTAGAAACGCCCATCGGTAAAGAAGAAGATTCTCGATTGGGCGATTTTATTGAATCCGATGGTGAAACTCCAGAAGATCAGGTTTCCAAAAATCTGCTGCGTGAAGACCTGGAAAAAGTCCTCGATAGCCTCAGTCCTCGTGAACGTGATGTTCTCCGACTCCGCTATGGTTTGGATGACGGTCGCATGAAGACTCTGGAAGAAATTGGACAGATTTTCAACGTCACTCGCGAACGGATTCGTCAAATTGAAGCGAAAGCACTCCGCAAGTTACGTCACCCGAATCGCAACAGTGTTCTTAAGGAATATATTCGGTAG
- a CDS encoding chlorophyll a/b-binding protein encodes MTNATNVNAPVNENRNDWRWGFTPQAEIWNGRLAMIGFLAAALVELFSGQGFLHFWGIL; translated from the coding sequence ATGACAAACGCAACAAATGTTAATGCTCCCGTAAATGAAAATCGCAACGATTGGCGTTGGGGCTTTACACCCCAAGCCGAAATTTGGAATGGTCGCTTGGCAATGATTGGCTTTTTAGCAGCCGCACTCGTTGAGTTATTTTCTGGTCAAGGTTTTCTGCATTTTTGGGGCATTCTGTAA
- the gyrA gene encoding DNA gyrase subunit A, with the protein MAKQLNLLPTGQVITTALHTEMQRSYLEYAMSVIVGRALPDVRDGLKPVHRRILYAMHELGLTPDRPYRKCARVVGDVLGKYHPHGDQSVYDALVRLVQEFSCRYPLLSGHGNFGSVDNDPPAAMRYTETRLAAISHEGMLAEIGDETVEFIGNFDNSQQEPTVLPAQLPFLLLNGCSGIAVGMATNIPPHNLGELVDGLIALIDQPDLSEQKLWEIIPGPDFPTGGEIVGDTGIREAYTSGKGSIVLRGVANTEEIAPTRGSKRRTAIIITELPYQVNKAAWIEKVADLVNHGRLHGISDLRDESDREGMRVVIELKRDTNPQELLQHLYHQTALQSNFGAILLALVDGQPRQLSLRQMLQEFLKFREQTLNRRYSYELGKAESRLHIVSGLLKALSQLDQLIEILRTAADGTTAKMSLCSRLDLSESQGDAILAMPLRRLTSLERHNLQQEFEQLSEQIDSLQRLLSDRHELLKTLKKDLRSLKRKYNNPRRTKLLARSNEEFAKVKGVEKLPSTAAEINPQNSPSSEPAEEVVLEFSQRGYVRRLQPSGKKSKVENGLPDHDFIIQTDLTATDQDLLVITSSGKVYPVNVGDIRPTTGRSPRGTPLITMLSTTAQGAQEALVGRLILPENLETRQMVLLTKEGRIKRLTLGEFTNLTRRGITILKLKEDDELLFTQLTTPKENLILASSGGRLLKFAADDQQLPIMGRTAMGLQALRLLKHQKMVGCVTAAGEDNLLLVTEEGYAKRLPVSHLKRADRGNLGTQSLKFASKTDHLAGMIQAIASAEVALVTNKERVVRIPVDTVPILGRDGKGESIIDLNRDERIITVAEVRM; encoded by the coding sequence ATGGCAAAACAGTTAAACCTTCTCCCCACGGGACAGGTAATCACAACAGCCCTGCACACGGAGATGCAACGGTCTTACTTAGAATATGCCATGAGTGTGATTGTTGGGCGGGCGTTACCAGACGTGCGTGATGGCTTAAAACCAGTGCATCGGCGGATTTTATATGCTATGCATGAACTAGGTTTAACGCCAGATAGACCCTATCGTAAGTGCGCCCGTGTAGTCGGAGATGTCCTGGGTAAATACCATCCTCACGGTGACCAATCAGTTTATGATGCCTTAGTCAGATTAGTACAAGAATTTTCCTGCCGCTATCCCCTATTGTCAGGACATGGTAACTTTGGGAGCGTCGATAATGACCCACCAGCCGCCATGCGTTACACAGAAACGCGTCTCGCCGCCATCAGCCATGAAGGAATGTTGGCAGAAATTGGCGATGAAACTGTGGAATTTATCGGTAACTTTGATAATTCCCAACAAGAACCCACCGTACTCCCGGCTCAATTGCCTTTTCTATTGCTGAATGGCTGTTCTGGTATTGCTGTCGGTATGGCTACCAATATTCCCCCGCACAACTTGGGAGAATTAGTGGATGGCTTGATTGCTTTAATTGACCAACCGGATTTGTCAGAACAAAAGTTATGGGAAATCATTCCTGGCCCCGACTTTCCTACCGGGGGAGAAATAGTTGGTGATACAGGGATTCGGGAAGCATACACCAGTGGTAAGGGTAGTATTGTGTTGCGAGGAGTCGCCAATACAGAGGAAATTGCCCCTACTAGAGGAAGTAAGCGACGGACGGCAATTATTATCACAGAATTGCCTTATCAAGTGAATAAGGCTGCCTGGATTGAAAAAGTAGCAGATTTAGTCAATCACGGTCGTTTGCATGGAATTTCTGATTTGCGGGACGAAAGCGATCGCGAAGGAATGCGGGTAGTAATTGAACTCAAACGCGATACCAACCCCCAAGAACTTCTGCAACACTTGTATCACCAAACCGCCTTGCAAAGCAACTTTGGGGCGATTCTCTTAGCCTTGGTAGATGGACAACCCCGCCAGTTAAGTTTGCGGCAAATGTTACAGGAATTTTTGAAATTCCGCGAGCAAACCCTCAACCGTCGTTACAGTTATGAGTTGGGTAAGGCAGAAAGTCGGTTGCATATCGTGTCCGGGTTGCTCAAAGCATTATCGCAACTGGATCAATTAATTGAAATTTTGCGAACAGCTGCTGATGGGACTACGGCAAAAATGAGCCTCTGTAGCCGTCTGGATTTGAGTGAGTCACAGGGAGATGCTATTCTAGCGATGCCATTACGCCGCCTCACCAGTTTAGAACGGCACAATTTGCAGCAAGAATTTGAGCAACTCAGTGAGCAAATTGATTCATTGCAAAGATTACTCAGCGATCGCCACGAATTACTGAAGACACTGAAAAAAGATTTGCGATCGCTCAAGCGCAAATATAACAATCCTCGCCGAACGAAGCTCTTAGCTAGGAGTAATGAGGAGTTTGCCAAAGTCAAAGGAGTCGAAAAACTTCCCAGCACAGCCGCCGAAATCAATCCCCAAAATTCACCCTCTTCTGAACCAGCAGAAGAAGTAGTCTTAGAATTTAGCCAACGGGGATATGTGCGTCGCCTTCAGCCATCAGGAAAGAAATCGAAAGTTGAAAACGGTCTACCTGATCATGACTTCATCATCCAAACCGATTTGACCGCCACAGATCAAGACTTGCTGGTCATTACCAGCAGTGGCAAAGTTTACCCTGTGAATGTGGGAGATATTCGCCCTACCACCGGACGTTCTCCACGGGGAACACCACTGATTACCATGCTCAGTACTACGGCTCAAGGCGCTCAAGAAGCCTTGGTTGGTCGCCTGATTCTTCCAGAGAATTTGGAAACTAGGCAGATGGTTCTCCTGACCAAGGAGGGGCGAATTAAGCGCCTGACTTTGGGAGAATTTACGAATCTGACTCGTCGGGGAATTACGATTTTAAAGCTCAAAGAAGATGATGAATTGTTATTTACCCAGTTAACCACTCCCAAGGAAAATTTGATTTTAGCCAGTTCGGGCGGACGCTTGTTAAAATTCGCCGCCGATGATCAACAACTGCCGATTATGGGTCGGACGGCCATGGGGTTACAAGCATTGCGCCTGCTGAAACATCAAAAAATGGTGGGCTGTGTCACTGCGGCTGGGGAAGATAACTTGTTGCTAGTTACAGAAGAAGGATATGCCAAACGCCTACCTGTGAGTCATTTAAAACGGGCTGACCGGGGTAATTTAGGCACACAATCGCTGAAATTTGCCAGCAAAACCGATCATTTAGCTGGTATGATTCAGGCGATCGCCTCTGCTGAGGTCGCACTAGTAACCAATAAAGAGCGTGTTGTGCGGATACCTGTGGACACAGTGCCGATATTAGGTAGAGATGGTAAGGGTGAAAGCATTATTGACCTGAACCGTGATGAAAGAATTATCACTGTTGCCGAAGTGCGAATGTAA
- a CDS encoding response regulator, giving the protein MKTVLIVEDDLINARVFSKILTKRGGLDVKHTENVEEVMEIAHSGAADLILMDVSLSRSVYQGQSVDGIKITQMLKSNPKTAHLPVILVTAHAMQGDRENFLKQSGADGYISKPVVDHQQFVEQIIALLPQDIH; this is encoded by the coding sequence ATGAAAACTGTTCTAATTGTTGAAGACGATCTGATTAATGCTCGCGTTTTTTCCAAAATTTTGACCAAGCGGGGTGGCTTGGATGTAAAACATACAGAAAATGTGGAAGAAGTTATGGAAATCGCCCACTCAGGAGCAGCCGACCTGATTTTAATGGATGTTTCTTTGTCTAGAAGTGTTTACCAAGGTCAGTCTGTTGATGGGATCAAAATTACACAAATGTTGAAATCCAACCCAAAAACGGCACATTTACCTGTTATTCTGGTAACCGCACACGCTATGCAAGGCGATCGCGAGAACTTTCTCAAGCAAAGCGGCGCTGATGGCTACATCTCTAAGCCCGTTGTTGATCATCAACAGTTTGTTGAACAAATCATTGCACTTCTCCCCCAAGATATCCACTAA
- a CDS encoding tetratricopeptide repeat protein, translating to MPKHISLISLLVVCSLWNMPKAVHAQALIPHTLQIDAENLEKQGLGLAQEAAQLGQFQQFELALPRARLASQLAPNNDRVWFLLGGLHLQAKDFDAAIAALQKAQSINPQNSDVVFALGSANFQQQNYQAAAALYQKGLQLKPDNPEGLFDLGNAYYMLGRLPEAIAQYNKSFSQDPKFWPAINNVALIKYEQGDVDSAIKQWRASVNIDKQAAEPLLALAVALYNQGDRQQALSMGEAALGIDQRYANLDFLKENLWGEKLLSDAKKFLELPRIQAALEPQEN from the coding sequence GTGCCTAAACATATTAGTTTGATTTCTCTTCTGGTTGTCTGTAGTTTGTGGAATATGCCCAAGGCAGTTCACGCACAGGCACTGATACCTCATACACTGCAAATAGATGCAGAAAATTTGGAAAAACAAGGGTTGGGTTTAGCACAAGAAGCAGCTCAACTCGGACAATTTCAGCAGTTTGAGTTGGCTTTGCCACGGGCTAGATTGGCTAGTCAACTGGCTCCTAATAATGATAGAGTCTGGTTTCTGTTAGGTGGTTTACATTTGCAAGCCAAAGATTTTGATGCGGCGATCGCGGCTTTGCAAAAAGCACAATCGATCAATCCCCAAAATTCTGACGTTGTGTTTGCTTTGGGTTCGGCTAATTTTCAACAGCAAAATTACCAAGCAGCGGCGGCGCTTTACCAAAAAGGTTTGCAGTTAAAACCTGACAACCCAGAAGGCTTGTTTGATTTGGGGAATGCTTACTATATGTTAGGTCGATTGCCAGAAGCGATCGCCCAGTACAATAAATCTTTCTCTCAAGATCCAAAATTCTGGCCGGCGATTAACAACGTTGCCTTAATCAAATACGAACAGGGTGATGTTGACAGCGCGATTAAGCAATGGCGAGCTTCTGTTAACATCGACAAACAAGCCGCAGAACCTTTATTAGCATTAGCAGTGGCACTGTATAATCAAGGCGACCGCCAACAAGCCCTGTCAATGGGAGAAGCCGCACTCGGCATAGATCAGCGCTATGCCAATTTAGATTTCCTCAAGGAAAATCTCTGGGGTGAAAAATTACTCTCTGATGCGAAAAAGTTCTTAGAATTGCCACGCATTCAAGCGGCTCTAGAGCCACAGGAAAACTAA
- a CDS encoding efflux RND transporter periplasmic adaptor subunit — MKLDTSKPVDASSLITKVEKKSRKHWLSWLLILGLVGGVGYAVYYQLALRPHQEARERVLTQPVERQSLTVTVSANGTVKPERSINLSPKNSGILKKLLVKEGDILTEGQIVAYMDDSNLQGQLTSARGQLAQAQANLQKLEAGNRPQDIAQAQAQLEEVQANLRRAETGNRPQEIAQAQARLNSAQTNLNQTEDNLRRNQQLYNAGGISLQILNQIRADRDNAQSQVNEAQQALALQQAGSRPEDIDQLRATVRQRQEAVGLLRAGTRREDIDAARAQVMSARGSLQNIQAQINDTIIRAPFDGLVTRKFADPGAFVTPTTAGSDVSSATSSSILSLASINEVVTSLAETNISQISLGQPVTITADAYPGETFAGKVSQIAAQAVVVQNVTSFEVRVSLADPESRLRSGMNVEAEFQVDQVENALVVPTAAVVRRENSTGVFVGGADGEPVFTRIETGVTENNFTEVKSGLSGDEEVLLSFPPGSRPRSTPRGGILPGMGGGGGGGRNRGDRP, encoded by the coding sequence ATGAAACTTGATACATCAAAGCCAGTAGATGCTTCATCTTTGATCACAAAGGTGGAGAAAAAGAGCCGCAAGCATTGGCTGTCTTGGTTACTCATCCTCGGACTTGTGGGTGGTGTGGGCTATGCAGTTTATTACCAATTAGCCCTCCGTCCCCACCAAGAAGCCAGAGAACGGGTGCTGACACAGCCTGTAGAAAGGCAGAGCTTAACGGTCACAGTTTCCGCTAATGGCACAGTCAAGCCTGAGAGGTCAATCAACCTCAGCCCTAAAAATTCTGGAATATTAAAAAAACTGTTGGTGAAAGAAGGAGATATCCTCACAGAAGGACAAATTGTCGCTTACATGGATGATTCCAACCTGCAAGGACAACTCACCTCGGCTCGTGGACAACTGGCGCAAGCTCAAGCAAATCTCCAAAAGTTAGAAGCAGGTAATCGTCCTCAAGATATTGCCCAAGCTCAGGCACAATTAGAGGAAGTGCAAGCAAATCTGCGAAGGGCAGAAACAGGAAATCGTCCCCAGGAAATTGCCCAAGCTCAAGCCCGCTTAAACAGCGCTCAAACTAATTTAAATCAAACAGAAGATAATTTACGCCGCAACCAGCAACTCTACAATGCTGGCGGTATTTCTCTGCAAATTCTCAACCAAATCCGTGCCGACCGTGACAACGCCCAGTCCCAGGTAAATGAAGCCCAGCAAGCATTGGCGTTGCAACAAGCAGGATCACGTCCAGAAGATATTGATCAACTCAGAGCGACAGTCAGGCAAAGACAGGAAGCTGTGGGACTTTTGAGAGCCGGAACGCGACGAGAAGATATTGATGCTGCTCGCGCTCAAGTGATGTCGGCTCGTGGTTCGCTGCAAAATATTCAAGCCCAAATCAATGACACGATTATTCGCGCTCCTTTTGATGGTTTGGTGACGAGAAAATTTGCAGATCCAGGGGCTTTTGTGACTCCGACAACTGCGGGTAGTGACGTATCTTCTGCTACTTCTTCTTCTATCTTGTCTTTGGCTTCCATCAATGAGGTGGTGACAAGTTTAGCTGAAACTAATATTTCCCAAATTAGCCTTGGTCAACCAGTGACGATTACAGCCGATGCTTACCCAGGAGAAACTTTTGCCGGAAAAGTCAGTCAAATCGCTGCTCAAGCTGTTGTAGTGCAGAATGTTACCAGCTTTGAAGTGAGGGTATCACTGGCAGACCCTGAAAGCCGACTGAGGTCAGGAATGAATGTGGAAGCAGAGTTTCAAGTTGATCAGGTAGAAAATGCTTTAGTCGTGCCGACAGCTGCGGTTGTACGTCGAGAAAATAGTACAGGTGTGTTTGTTGGCGGAGCTGATGGAGAACCTGTTTTTACTCGCATTGAAACTGGGGTGACTGAGAATAACTTTACTGAAGTGAAGTCTGGTTTGTCAGGAGATGAGGAAGTTTTGCTGAGTTTTCCACCGGGATCACGTCCGCGCTCAACACCACGAGGGGGTATTCTTCCTGGTATGGGTGGTGGTGGGGGCGGTGGTCGAAATCGAGGCGATCGCCCTTAA
- a CDS encoding ABC transporter permease: protein MLKTVNKVPNTRKVPLLEILSMAAETLWSNKLRTGLTMLGVIIGIASVIAITSVGQGVQRGVEQQIQGLGTDVIQVLAGAARSGNVRQGVGSSSTLTWQDAQAIATQAPSAEVVSAYLQRNTQVVYGQQNTSTTVFGTDLNYPEARNTFPQQGRFFTQEELDKATQVAIIGPTVQRTLFGQNANVIGERIRIQGEPYEVIGVMEPKGSQGPNDRDDQVFIPLTSMSRRIVGNNALTGISVNGILIKSSDPEKLEAAQFQVTNLLRLRHNIYPPQPDDFRLTNQADIVSTFTNIVGLFTVMIVAIAGISLVVGGIGIANIMLVSVVERTREIGIRKAVGATNSAILNQFLAEAIVISTLGGAIGIGGGIVIAFGAATVFKFPFVISLLSIIAGFGLSLGVGLLAGVIPARNASKLDPITALRSD from the coding sequence ATGCTAAAAACTGTTAACAAAGTTCCGAATACCCGTAAAGTACCATTGCTAGAAATTTTGTCAATGGCAGCAGAAACACTGTGGAGTAACAAATTACGCACAGGATTAACTATGCTGGGTGTGATTATTGGCATTGCTTCCGTGATTGCCATTACTTCTGTGGGTCAAGGGGTGCAAAGGGGTGTTGAGCAACAGATTCAGGGTTTGGGTACTGATGTGATTCAAGTTTTGGCTGGTGCGGCTAGAAGCGGTAATGTGCGTCAAGGTGTAGGTTCTAGTAGTACTTTGACTTGGCAAGATGCTCAGGCGATCGCCACACAAGCCCCATCAGCTGAAGTTGTTTCTGCCTACCTCCAACGCAATACACAAGTTGTTTATGGACAACAAAATACTTCTACAACCGTTTTTGGCACAGATTTGAATTACCCAGAAGCGCGGAATACTTTTCCCCAGCAAGGAAGATTTTTTACTCAAGAAGAACTCGATAAGGCGACACAGGTAGCTATTATTGGCCCTACAGTCCAAAGGACACTGTTTGGGCAAAATGCCAATGTCATCGGTGAGAGAATCCGCATTCAGGGAGAGCCTTATGAAGTAATTGGGGTGATGGAACCTAAAGGTTCTCAAGGTCCCAATGATCGAGATGACCAAGTTTTTATTCCTCTCACCAGTATGTCGCGGCGAATTGTCGGTAACAATGCCCTTACAGGTATTTCTGTGAATGGGATTTTAATTAAATCCAGTGATCCGGAGAAGTTAGAAGCGGCTCAGTTTCAAGTTACCAATCTGTTACGCTTACGCCACAATATCTATCCACCACAACCCGATGATTTTCGCCTGACTAACCAAGCTGATATTGTCAGCACCTTCACTAATATTGTCGGTTTATTTACAGTCATGATAGTCGCGATCGCCGGAATTTCCTTAGTCGTTGGGGGGATTGGCATTGCGAATATTATGCTGGTTTCAGTTGTGGAACGGACGCGAGAAATTGGCATTCGTAAAGCAGTCGGAGCCACCAATTCCGCCATCCTCAATCAATTTTTAGCCGAAGCGATCGTCATTTCCACATTGGGAGGAGCAATTGGGATAGGAGGTGGAATTGTGATTGCCTTTGGTGCGGCAACTGTGTTTAAATTTCCCTTTGTAATTTCCTTATTATCAATAATTGCCGGCTTCGGATTATCCTTGGGCGTTGGCTTACTCGCTGGTGTAATTCCTGCCCGCAATGCCTCCAAATTAGATCCAATTACGGCTTTGAGAAGTGATTAA
- a CDS encoding ABC transporter ATP-binding protein, whose amino-acid sequence MTTMIWMESITKTYNLGEMAVPILKGIQLSIEEGEYVSIMGASGSGKSTLMNIVGCLDRPTAGNYIFEGRNLTTFDDDELAYIRNQRIGFVFQQFNLLARATALENVMLPMIYANLPKAKRRERALSALQRVGLGDRISNRPNQLSGGQQQRVAIARALVNRPALVLADEPTGALDTETSYDVMNLLTELNQQGITIVIVTHEPDIAAQTQRIIRVQDGLIVG is encoded by the coding sequence ATGACCACAATGATTTGGATGGAATCTATTACTAAAACCTACAATTTAGGAGAAATGGCTGTCCCCATACTGAAAGGAATTCAACTTTCCATTGAAGAAGGGGAATATGTCTCAATTATGGGTGCTTCAGGTTCAGGGAAATCTACCCTGATGAATATTGTCGGGTGTCTCGATCGCCCCACAGCGGGAAACTATATTTTTGAAGGCAGAAATCTGACTACCTTTGATGATGATGAATTAGCATATATCCGTAACCAAAGAATTGGGTTTGTGTTCCAACAATTCAATTTATTGGCTAGGGCGACAGCGCTGGAAAACGTGATGCTACCAATGATTTATGCCAATTTGCCCAAAGCAAAACGCCGTGAAAGGGCATTGTCAGCATTACAAAGGGTGGGACTAGGCGATCGCATTTCTAACCGTCCTAATCAACTCTCTGGTGGACAACAACAACGAGTAGCGATCGCTCGTGCGTTGGTGAATCGTCCTGCGTTGGTTTTGGCGGACGAGCCAACAGGTGCTTTAGATACGGAAACTTCCTACGATGTGATGAATTTGCTCACAGAACTGAATCAGCAAGGAATCACCATTGTGATTGTGACTCACGAGCCTGATATTGCTGCTCAAACTCAAAGGATTATTCGAGTGCAGGATGGTTTAATAGTAGGCTAA
- a CDS encoding TolC family protein yields the protein MPSIFFSIHSTGVALAIALLIPTLATSVAAQSPPVTPGNSVQVPDFLNPNPNPLQFPTKPEEVRIQRTQAITLAEALELAKRNNRDLQVSILALERSRAALRESQAVFSPNAGLNTNLTNSGDGFTGSASQSSTSVNGQAQISYNLYTSGNRQAIVRAAEEQLRIDELNVENQSSEIQLNVTTQYYDLQEADEQVRINQSAVENSQASLRDAQAREQAGIGTRFDVLQSQVNLANAQQGLTNSVSQQEIARRRFATLLNLAQSATISAADAVEVAGLWQQTVEESIVQAFQNRPELQQFLAQRNISEQQRRQALSRLGPQVSVNGNYNILDRFNDGQSLTDGYSVGLSASLTLFDGGAARASAAQSKVNIAIAESQFASQRDQIRFDVEQFYAQLQSNLDNIQTSSVALNQAREALSLARLRFEAGVGTQTDVIFAENDLTRAEGNRVSAILNYNRALANLQRTVTFRSTR from the coding sequence ATGCCTTCTATCTTCTTCTCTATCCATTCTACCGGGGTGGCCTTGGCGATTGCGCTTCTGATTCCCACTTTAGCCACAAGTGTAGCTGCACAGAGTCCCCCAGTCACCCCAGGGAATTCGGTACAAGTTCCCGATTTTCTCAACCCTAATCCCAATCCTCTCCAGTTTCCCACTAAGCCGGAAGAAGTGAGGATTCAGCGCACTCAGGCGATCACTTTAGCTGAGGCTTTGGAACTCGCGAAACGCAACAATCGAGATTTACAGGTATCCATATTAGCGCTAGAACGTAGTCGCGCGGCATTAAGAGAGTCTCAAGCTGTTTTTTCTCCTAATGCTGGTCTTAATACTAACTTGACTAACAGTGGTGATGGTTTTACTGGTAGCGCCTCTCAATCCAGTACTTCTGTCAATGGTCAAGCACAAATAAGTTATAACCTTTATACCTCTGGGAATCGTCAAGCTATCGTCCGCGCAGCTGAGGAGCAGCTACGGATAGATGAATTAAATGTAGAGAACCAGTCTTCAGAAATCCAGTTGAATGTCACTACTCAATATTACGATTTGCAAGAAGCAGATGAACAAGTCAGAATTAATCAATCTGCTGTGGAAAATTCCCAGGCGAGTTTGCGAGACGCTCAAGCTAGAGAACAGGCGGGAATCGGTACGCGGTTCGACGTGCTACAATCTCAAGTAAATTTGGCCAATGCTCAACAAGGCCTAACTAATTCTGTTTCACAACAGGAAATTGCCCGTCGTCGGTTTGCTACTCTGTTAAATTTGGCACAGTCAGCCACTATTAGTGCCGCAGATGCTGTAGAAGTGGCGGGACTTTGGCAGCAAACTGTGGAAGAATCGATTGTGCAAGCCTTTCAAAACCGCCCAGAATTGCAACAGTTTTTAGCACAACGGAATATTTCTGAGCAACAGCGACGACAAGCGCTTTCACGGCTAGGGCCACAAGTGAGTGTGAATGGCAATTACAACATCTTAGATCGATTTAACGATGGGCAAAGCCTGACTGATGGTTATTCGGTGGGACTCAGCGCTAGTTTAACTTTATTCGATGGGGGAGCAGCTAGAGCCAGTGCAGCTCAGTCTAAAGTTAATATTGCGATCGCCGAAAGTCAATTTGCTAGTCAGCGTGACCAAATTCGCTTTGATGTGGAACAATTCTATGCTCAGTTACAGTCAAATTTAGATAATATCCAAACTTCTAGCGTGGCTTTAAATCAAGCCAGAGAAGCTCTGAGTTTAGCCAGATTGCGCTTTGAAGCCGGCGTAGGTACTCAAACAGATGTCATTTTTGCGGAAAACGATTTGACCAGAGCTGAAGGTAATCGAGTCTCAGCGATTTTAAATTACAATCGCGCTTTGGCTAATTTACAAAGGACTGTGACATTCCGGAGTACCAGATAA